The proteins below are encoded in one region of Aphelocoma coerulescens isolate FSJ_1873_10779 chromosome 4, UR_Acoe_1.0, whole genome shotgun sequence:
- the LOC138109572 gene encoding uncharacterized protein isoform X3 — MGDTKPAVRWRQQGRGRADTCGANPSLGGGNPHPPSLAWSSWELAAVITAGLLLLYIPLCYEDFHFHVAHVYARLGYPNAQHILGQRYLQGAGVEKNEDMAMHWFRKVEKLLSVAAAHGLQEAQQLLENILKRRNLP; from the exons ATGGGGGACACGAAGCCTGCAGTGCGGTGGCgacagcagggaaggggcagagctGATACCTGTGGGGCAAATCCTTCTCTGGGGGGTGGGAACCCCCACCCTCCGAGCTTGGCATGGAGCAGCTGGGAG TTGGCAGCTGTAATCActgctggcctcctcctgctctACATCCCGTTGTGCTATGAGGATTTCCATTTCCATGTGGCTCATGTGTATGCTCGTCTGGGGTACCCCAATGCCCAGCACATCCTAGGACAGAGGTATTTGCAAG GAGCTGGagtggaaaaaaatgaggaCATGGCCATGCACTGGTTCAG GAAAGTGGAGAAACTGCTCAGTGTGGCAGCAGCCCATGGGCTCCAAGAAGCTCAGCAACTTTTGGAAAACATCCTCAAGAGAAGAAACCTTCCCTGA
- the LOC138109572 gene encoding sel1-repeat-containing protein YbeT-like isoform X2, whose amino-acid sequence MTIMWAVMGHKSPGAWRMRLLLLAAVITAGLLLLYIPLCYEDFHFHVAHVYARLGYPNAQHILGQRYLQGAGVEKNEDMAMHWFRQAAGQGHPHSSFNLAVGTLRNMTMALEEGKVEKLLSVAAAHGLQEAQQLLENILKRRNLP is encoded by the exons ATGACAATTATGTGGGCAGTGATGGGCCACAAGTCCCCAGGTGCCTGGAGAATGAGGCTCCTTCTG TTGGCAGCTGTAATCActgctggcctcctcctgctctACATCCCGTTGTGCTATGAGGATTTCCATTTCCATGTGGCTCATGTGTATGCTCGTCTGGGGTACCCCAATGCCCAGCACATCCTAGGACAGAGGTATTTGCAAG GAGCTGGagtggaaaaaaatgaggaCATGGCCATGCACTGGTTCAG GCAAGCTGCGGGGCAGGGCCATCCCCACTCCTCCTTCAACCTGGCAGTGGGGACACTCAGAAACATGACCATGGCACTTGAAGAAGG GAAAGTGGAGAAACTGCTCAGTGTGGCAGCAGCCCATGGGCTCCAAGAAGCTCAGCAACTTTTGGAAAACATCCTCAAGAGAAGAAACCTTCCCTGA
- the LOC138109572 gene encoding uncharacterized protein isoform X1: MGDTKPAVRWRQQGRGRADTCGANPSLGGGNPHPPSLAWSSWELAAVITAGLLLLYIPLCYEDFHFHVAHVYARLGYPNAQHILGQRYLQGAGVEKNEDMAMHWFRQAAGQGHPHSSFNLAVGTLRNMTMALEEGKVEKLLSVAAAHGLQEAQQLLENILKRRNLP; the protein is encoded by the exons ATGGGGGACACGAAGCCTGCAGTGCGGTGGCgacagcagggaaggggcagagctGATACCTGTGGGGCAAATCCTTCTCTGGGGGGTGGGAACCCCCACCCTCCGAGCTTGGCATGGAGCAGCTGGGAG TTGGCAGCTGTAATCActgctggcctcctcctgctctACATCCCGTTGTGCTATGAGGATTTCCATTTCCATGTGGCTCATGTGTATGCTCGTCTGGGGTACCCCAATGCCCAGCACATCCTAGGACAGAGGTATTTGCAAG GAGCTGGagtggaaaaaaatgaggaCATGGCCATGCACTGGTTCAG GCAAGCTGCGGGGCAGGGCCATCCCCACTCCTCCTTCAACCTGGCAGTGGGGACACTCAGAAACATGACCATGGCACTTGAAGAAGG GAAAGTGGAGAAACTGCTCAGTGTGGCAGCAGCCCATGGGCTCCAAGAAGCTCAGCAACTTTTGGAAAACATCCTCAAGAGAAGAAACCTTCCCTGA